The Hymenobacter sp. GOD-10R genome includes a window with the following:
- a CDS encoding DUF1206 domain-containing protein, translated as MEFTTSTIPAALPSPAASLKVWARIGFASLGFVYLVLGVLATMAALGLRGSNAPSQQEAFQAIQHMPLGQALLWLIAGGLLGYVAWRFAQALLDTENQGSAVKGLAVRGFYIFSGLLHGVLAFYTARIAWHGHLPPSDNTSQSTLRSVLHHHYGQALLGLVGLIVLGAGVVQLYRAWSGKFDTDVQFSPFTHAQRLLVHRMGQVGYSARGVVLLIMGYFCFMAAQHANINEIRDTEGCFKALQAMSPEALGVVALGLVVYGLYMFIQARFPILRRV; from the coding sequence ATGGAATTCACGACCTCCACTATACCAGCTGCCTTACCCTCCCCTGCGGCCAGCCTCAAAGTTTGGGCACGAATTGGCTTTGCCTCACTCGGGTTCGTGTACTTGGTACTAGGTGTGCTCGCGACTATGGCTGCGCTCGGCTTGCGTGGCAGCAATGCGCCAAGTCAGCAGGAGGCCTTTCAAGCCATTCAGCACATGCCGCTAGGTCAGGCTTTGCTATGGCTCATTGCGGGTGGCCTGTTGGGGTATGTGGCGTGGCGCTTTGCCCAAGCTCTACTTGACACGGAAAACCAGGGATCCGCTGTGAAAGGCTTAGCCGTCCGGGGGTTCTATATATTTAGCGGACTACTGCACGGAGTCCTAGCTTTTTACACCGCCAGAATTGCCTGGCATGGTCACCTCCCGCCCAGTGACAACACCAGCCAATCGACGCTACGAAGCGTACTGCACCACCACTACGGGCAGGCACTGCTAGGGCTAGTTGGGTTGATTGTGCTAGGTGCCGGCGTCGTCCAGCTCTACCGCGCTTGGTCGGGAAAGTTCGATACCGACGTACAGTTCAGTCCATTTACGCACGCCCAACGGCTACTCGTGCACCGCATGGGCCAAGTTGGCTACAGTGCCCGCGGCGTGGTGCTCCTCATTATGGGTTACTTCTGCTTTATGGCTGCCCAGCATGCCAACATCAATGAAATACGTGACACAGAGGGTTGCTTTAAGGCGCTGCAAGCCATGAGTCCAGAAGCGCTCGGCGTAGTTGCGCTGGGGCTAGTCGTTTACGGACTTTACATGTTTATTCAGGCCCGCTTTCCGATTCTGCGACGAGTCTGA
- a CDS encoding sensor histidine kinase: protein MTIRTRLALQFAAILAVTLVLFTLVIYFFSYYSWRQYFTEILFARARIVAHVYLDGTNRADEESRASYRRYLRQFYRTLPEEEVYVYNAANEIVFREGQETIMAVPADLLSAVRQTGQEVVLGPDYRQTVGLLYRDARRGDFVVVASSLDTTTREQLRQERQILLAGLLGSFLIVGLGSWFFAGQALRPMKRIVQEVDNIRASDLHQRLSQADGQDEVSHLAQRFNSLLDRLETAFAGQRTFVRDASHELRTPITAVIGQLEVALMQERTPGEYRRVLQSTLDAARLLKDLTNGLLQIAKVSDDPSQVPLTSVRLDELVLQAHEEMQRRQPTCRIDLDFNEASAHMTAIPFSVYGNEALLLAAVLNILENACKFSMGSKQPILAVLATNGRMVSLEVRDEGVGMSEADRQQVFVPFFRAATVRNVPGHGIGLPLTAKIMELHGGTITVESELGRGTQVRLELPAM, encoded by the coding sequence ATGACCATTCGCACGCGCCTAGCCTTGCAGTTTGCCGCTATTTTGGCCGTCACGCTGGTGCTATTTACGCTGGTCATTTACTTCTTTTCATACTACTCTTGGCGGCAGTACTTCACCGAGATCTTGTTTGCGCGGGCGCGCATTGTAGCGCACGTGTACTTGGATGGAACTAACCGGGCCGACGAGGAAAGTCGTGCCTCGTACCGACGCTATTTGCGGCAGTTTTATCGCACCCTGCCCGAGGAAGAAGTATACGTATATAATGCTGCCAACGAAATCGTATTTCGCGAAGGGCAGGAAACGATAATGGCCGTGCCCGCTGACTTGCTTAGTGCGGTGCGGCAAACTGGGCAGGAGGTGGTGCTAGGTCCTGACTACCGGCAAACGGTAGGGCTGCTCTACCGCGATGCCCGCCGCGGCGATTTTGTAGTAGTGGCGTCCTCGCTCGATACTACAACCCGGGAGCAGCTACGGCAGGAACGCCAGATTTTGCTAGCTGGGCTACTCGGCTCTTTCCTCATTGTGGGGCTAGGAAGTTGGTTTTTTGCCGGGCAGGCCCTGCGCCCCATGAAGCGTATTGTGCAGGAGGTAGATAATATCCGGGCGTCGGATCTGCACCAGCGCCTGTCGCAGGCCGATGGCCAAGACGAGGTGTCGCACTTAGCCCAGCGCTTCAACAGCTTGCTCGATCGGCTTGAAACAGCGTTTGCAGGGCAGCGTACATTCGTGCGCGATGCCTCGCATGAACTGCGTACGCCCATCACGGCTGTCATTGGGCAACTGGAAGTGGCGCTGATGCAGGAGCGCACGCCTGGCGAGTACCGGCGCGTGCTACAGAGTACCCTAGATGCGGCGCGTCTGTTGAAAGATCTAACGAACGGCTTGTTGCAGATTGCAAAAGTGTCGGACGACCCTTCGCAGGTGCCGCTCACGTCGGTGCGCCTAGACGAGCTGGTGTTGCAGGCCCACGAAGAAATGCAGCGCCGCCAGCCTACCTGCCGGATCGACCTAGATTTCAACGAAGCGTCAGCGCACATGACGGCCATTCCGTTCAGCGTGTACGGCAACGAAGCGCTGCTACTGGCGGCCGTGCTCAATATTCTGGAGAATGCCTGCAAGTTTTCGATGGGCTCTAAACAACCTATCCTGGCAGTGTTGGCAACCAATGGACGGATGGTGAGTTTGGAAGTGCGCGATGAAGGGGTAGGCATGAGCGAAGCGGACCGCCAACAAGTATTCGTGCCTTTCTTTCGGGCCGCGACGGTGCGCAACGTGCCGGGGCATGGCATTGGGCTACCGCTGACAGCTAAGATCATGGAACTGCATGGCGGCACCATAACCGTGGAGAGCGAGCTAGGTAGGGGAACTCAGGTGCGCTTAGAATTACCAGCTATGTGA
- a CDS encoding response regulator transcription factor, whose protein sequence is MKILLVEDEPKVAAFLHQGLTEQQYAVDLAPDGLVGLRMALANSYDLLILDTLLPSLSGLEVCRQVRAQNPAVPILMLTALGETDDKIRGLDAGADDYLVKPFAFQELLARIRALARRRQEGPAAGAVLRLADLTLDPARKLVQRAGQAIQLTAREFALLEYLLRNQGRVISRVDILEHVWETSFDTGSNVIDVYINFLRKKVDKDFSPKLIYTLVGMGYVMKEE, encoded by the coding sequence ATGAAGATCCTGCTGGTTGAAGATGAACCCAAAGTAGCCGCTTTTTTGCACCAAGGCCTGACGGAGCAGCAGTATGCTGTCGACTTAGCGCCCGACGGCTTGGTGGGCTTACGTATGGCGCTAGCTAACTCCTACGATCTGCTTATCCTCGACACGCTGCTGCCTAGCCTCAGTGGGCTCGAAGTGTGTCGGCAGGTGCGGGCCCAAAACCCGGCCGTCCCCATTCTGATGCTCACGGCCCTCGGCGAAACGGATGATAAGATCCGGGGCCTCGATGCAGGTGCCGACGATTACTTGGTTAAGCCCTTCGCGTTTCAGGAGTTGCTGGCGCGCATTCGGGCCCTGGCTCGGCGCCGTCAGGAGGGGCCAGCGGCCGGGGCTGTGTTGCGCTTAGCCGATCTTACCCTCGATCCAGCGCGCAAGCTTGTGCAGCGTGCGGGGCAGGCTATTCAGCTCACGGCTCGTGAGTTTGCCCTGCTCGAATACCTGCTGCGCAACCAAGGACGGGTAATTTCCAGGGTTGATATCCTGGAGCACGTCTGGGAAACGTCCTTCGATACCGGCTCCAACGTGATTGATGTGTACATCAACTTCCTGCGCAAAAAGGTAGATAAAGACTTTTCGCCTAAGCTCATCTATACACTCGTGGGCATGGGCTACGTAATGAAGGAAGAATAA
- a CDS encoding NAD(P)-dependent alcohol dehydrogenase — translation MDTTTFEATTTVETIKTPAYGATNSIFNGLKRMEIERRLPQGDEVHIDILYCGVCHSDVHQVKNDWKNTVYPCVPGHEIVGRISQIGSAVTKFKVGDLVGVGCMVDSCGECQPCKHGEENYCQGPVSWTATYNGPMKPDGSGANTFGGYSTNITVKESFVLRIPEGLDITAAAPILCAGVTTYSPMKHWNVKAGDQVGIVGLGGLGHMAVKIAKALGANVTVLTTSKDKVADAEAFGAHEVIISTDSAAMKQHEATFDFILNTIPDAYDISDYVSLLNLDGTIVAVGLLGEYKKPLNNMDMAMYRRTVAGSIIGSIAETQEVLDFCAEHNILPEVQMIKMQDINKAFDDLLDKEVRYRHVIDMQSLKEEEA, via the coding sequence ATGGATACTACCACTTTCGAAGCAACCACGACGGTCGAAACCATCAAAACGCCTGCTTACGGCGCCACCAACTCCATCTTCAACGGTCTGAAGCGCATGGAAATTGAGCGCCGCCTCCCCCAGGGCGACGAAGTTCATATTGATATCCTATACTGCGGGGTGTGCCACTCCGATGTGCACCAGGTGAAAAACGATTGGAAAAACACGGTGTATCCGTGCGTACCAGGCCACGAAATCGTTGGTCGGATCTCGCAAATCGGTAGCGCCGTCACCAAGTTCAAGGTCGGCGACCTGGTAGGCGTGGGCTGCATGGTTGACTCGTGCGGCGAGTGCCAACCCTGTAAGCACGGCGAGGAAAATTACTGCCAAGGCCCGGTGAGTTGGACGGCCACGTACAACGGCCCGATGAAGCCCGACGGCAGCGGCGCCAACACCTTCGGTGGCTACTCCACCAACATCACCGTGAAAGAGTCGTTTGTGTTGCGCATTCCGGAAGGTCTCGACATCACAGCGGCCGCGCCTATCTTGTGCGCGGGTGTCACGACCTATTCACCGATGAAGCACTGGAATGTGAAAGCCGGTGACCAGGTAGGTATCGTGGGCCTCGGCGGCCTAGGTCACATGGCCGTGAAGATAGCCAAAGCGTTAGGCGCTAACGTAACTGTGCTTACAACTTCCAAGGATAAAGTAGCCGATGCTGAAGCATTCGGCGCCCACGAAGTCATCATCTCGACTGACTCTGCGGCGATGAAGCAGCACGAAGCCACGTTCGATTTTATCCTCAACACCATCCCCGACGCGTACGACATCTCCGATTACGTGTCGCTGCTCAACCTCGACGGCACCATCGTGGCCGTTGGCTTGCTAGGCGAATACAAGAAGCCGCTCAACAACATGGATATGGCCATGTACCGCCGCACGGTGGCGGGCTCCATCATCGGGAGCATCGCCGAAACCCAAGAGGTACTAGATTTCTGCGCCGAGCACAACATCTTGCCCGAGGTACAAATGATCAAGATGCAGGACATCAACAAAGCGTTCGACGACCTGCTTGATAAGGAAGTGCGCTACCGCCACGTCATCGATATGCAGTCATTGAAGGAGGAAGAAGCATAA
- a CDS encoding exopolysaccharide biosynthesis polyprenyl glycosylphosphotransferase: MEHIFSLPSAALKVNSTVAQPTFLKRAFDIAFASLVLIFLLSWLVPLIALIIKIDSRGPVFFKQLRTGKDGLPFYCLKFRSMRMSADADHKQASRGDNRITRIGAMLRKTSIDELPQFINVLRGEMSVVGPRPHMLKHTEDYARVIDNFMVRHAVMPGITGLAQVAGHRGETKELIAMTKRVNADIFYIKNWSFLLDLKIIVLTVYQSAKGSENAF; the protein is encoded by the coding sequence ATGGAGCACATTTTCTCTCTCCCTTCAGCCGCTCTAAAGGTAAACTCTACAGTAGCCCAACCCACTTTTCTCAAGCGGGCTTTCGACATTGCATTTGCCTCTTTGGTACTGATTTTTTTGCTCAGTTGGTTGGTGCCGCTGATTGCACTAATTATCAAAATTGATTCAAGAGGACCGGTCTTTTTTAAACAACTACGCACAGGCAAAGATGGGTTACCCTTCTACTGCCTCAAGTTCCGCAGCATGCGCATGAGCGCTGATGCTGACCACAAGCAAGCTAGCCGTGGCGACAACCGCATCACCCGTATTGGTGCCATGCTGCGCAAAACGAGCATAGACGAGCTGCCGCAGTTCATCAACGTGTTGCGAGGCGAAATGTCGGTGGTAGGGCCGCGCCCGCACATGCTCAAGCACACGGAAGATTACGCCCGCGTGATTGACAACTTCATGGTGCGCCACGCGGTGATGCCTGGCATCACGGGCCTTGCACAAGTAGCGGGTCACCGCGGCGAAACCAAGGAGCTTATAGCCATGACTAAGCGCGTAAATGCTGACATCTTCTACATCAAAAACTGGTCGTTTCTGCTTGATCTTAAAATCATTGTGCTCACCGTTTACCAATCCGCTAAAGGCAGCGAAAACGCCTTCTAG
- a CDS encoding carbonic anhydrase, whose translation MQEILENNRKWVKEKLANDADYFNRLAKGQKPRYLFIGCSDSRVPASNITGTGPGEMFVHRNIANLVVHSDMNLLSVLQYAVEVLGVQDIMVVGHYGCGGVAAAAADKQYGLIDNWLTNIRDVIRLHEKEYLRINDEETRLRRLVELNVIEQVRNLSKTNIIQNARKGDNPPRLHGLVYDVRDGLLKDLRVEDDLHEYAHIYATSAKPSSDELALPVVPIEEQANTLHVEEQEADSSMQRVS comes from the coding sequence ATGCAAGAGATTCTGGAAAACAACCGCAAATGGGTCAAAGAAAAGTTAGCGAATGATGCTGACTACTTCAACCGACTAGCGAAGGGCCAGAAGCCGCGGTATTTATTCATTGGCTGCTCCGATTCACGAGTGCCCGCGAGCAATATCACAGGCACTGGCCCAGGGGAGATGTTCGTGCACCGCAATATTGCGAACCTAGTGGTGCACTCCGATATGAACCTGCTGAGCGTGTTGCAATACGCTGTGGAGGTGCTTGGTGTGCAAGATATTATGGTGGTAGGTCACTATGGTTGTGGCGGTGTGGCTGCTGCTGCTGCCGATAAGCAATATGGCTTGATTGATAACTGGCTGACCAACATTCGGGACGTTATTCGGCTGCACGAAAAAGAATACTTGCGCATCAATGACGAGGAGACGCGTCTGCGACGCCTCGTGGAACTGAACGTAATCGAGCAGGTACGCAACTTGTCGAAAACCAACATCATCCAGAACGCACGCAAAGGAGACAACCCGCCGCGCTTGCATGGCCTGGTGTACGACGTGCGTGATGGCCTGCTGAAAGACTTGCGCGTGGAAGATGACCTTCACGAGTACGCACACATTTACGCAACAAGCGCGAAGCCTTCGAGCGATGAGCTAGCCTTGCCAGTGGTGCCAATAGAAGAACAGGCAAACACCCTGCATGTCGAAGAACAAGAAGCTGATAGCTCCATGCAGCGCGTGAGCTAA